The Pseudodesulfovibrio senegalensis genome contains the following window.
ACGTCCGTTTTCCATTTGCCGGGGCGATGAGAAAAGTCTGACCCTGTTCGTGCAGCGCGTGGGGCGCGGCACGGAGCGCCTTTCGCAGGTGCTCCCGGGCGAGGATGTCACCATATGGGGGCCGCTGGGCAATTCGTTTGCCGTGGAACCGGAAACGCCCACGCTCATGCTGGCCGGGGGCATCGGCATTGCCCCGTTTTGCGGCTACATCGAGCGCCACGCCGCGCCGGAGAATCTGAAGTTGTTTTTTGCCCACCGCATGCCGCTGGAATGTTACCCCTATGCGGCCATGACCCAAAAAGCGCAGGGGCAGAACATGCTGGAAGCGCAGCCCGAGGACCTTGCGGGTATTATCGACCAGATGGGCGCGTTGATCAGGGAATATGCTGAC
Protein-coding sequences here:
- a CDS encoding dihydroorotate dehydrogenase electron transfer subunit encodes the protein MSLRDCRNVKVLDVVPVGQSKRPGDFFELVLEYPGWGGWKPGQFVMVRPVSWGPELVWGRPFSICRGDEKSLTLFVQRVGRGTERLSQVLPGEDVTIWGPLGNSFAVEPETPTLMLAGGIGIAPFCGYIERHAAPENLKLFFAHRMPLECYPYAAMTQKAQGQNMLEAQPEDLAGIIDQMGALIREYADGGLVLCCGPTPFMKTAQRFALEHGARLQVSLENRMACGVGACLGCVCKDEKGHHTQVCTKGPIFWADKVEL